From uncultured Fibrobacter sp., a single genomic window includes:
- a CDS encoding type IA DNA topoisomerase produces MILLVAEKPSVANQHYRPMLERIEGEKFTQGDGCLIGKNHCITWCVGHLITLAPLDAYPGYEGGWRLSNLPLLPEKFRLMEIESTKKQLAVVRQMMEQADVLVNGADAGREGNLIFDLVLDYTPAFKQKTIKRLWVNSYVAKDLDKAWKNLEDATQRVNLSYAARLRQRADWMVGLNATRAYTLTAGRGKMISVGRVQTPTLNLIVERDALVEQFKELYYYSVLGMWKGFQAQLVRRESKDEKKEAKEQGEQSNLKVAVFEKEAQANAVVTRCSPPAEATIVKIDTQQKKQFPQKPFDLTELQKEGNKRFKYSAQQVLDCAQNLYEKKLLTYPRTDSQYLPDTMQQEAYALAQKLATPEQKGVMRDANESFVFVNSSKVTDHFAIIPTGETPNGLPEMEQKIYDLAKERFVQAWLKPYVWNEMEVVLETRGDNSEAGSQEVKFTEPAEVNDKAAAKSKDPDLFRLKLKRNEDLGFRAIVKEEAKGKKKKKGDSGSEAGMTDGGATAAAEGKGDGDDITNVVETFPEWKEGDHSPFDSIELQKKKKSKPKYYTEATLLAAMKTAGKQIENEELAEAMKDRGLGTPATQAGIIETLKKRGFIEAQKNYLVSTARGREVISLMDEKVKSPEMTGEWEYKLSQVEKGTLTPVEFRDGIVEYVKQLFADLHARYGCQFERETVTEAINCPKCGGALEVAPWGYVCKNADCGFKIGHTLAGRMLSHSEMRNLLAEGHVGPLSGFKSKKGTEFSAKLTVDKDYNINFEFESDGKFHGQKTEYKCPLCGAILEENKNAIFCTATRDPGSTAGMTNEGDCNFTLFKTVAGHALTATEIGELFTNGETPLIQDFKSKKGTEFAARLKWGTGNDKGRAVFEFAHRNLPCPICGDQLRFRSGTTPQNSGNETHAAYVCMNPQCGYGIPQIFYQRKFSDEEVEGLLKNKFTAVLEPFKKNETTFRAALEIREDGKIGFNKLTVEVINKK; encoded by the coding sequence GTGATTTTGCTTGTTGCAGAAAAGCCCTCTGTCGCCAACCAGCACTACCGTCCGATGCTCGAGCGCATCGAGGGGGAAAAATTCACCCAGGGCGACGGATGCCTAATCGGAAAGAACCACTGCATCACTTGGTGCGTAGGTCACCTGATTACGCTTGCGCCGCTGGACGCCTACCCCGGGTACGAAGGAGGCTGGAGACTTTCGAACCTGCCGCTTTTGCCCGAAAAATTCCGGCTGATGGAAATCGAGAGCACCAAGAAGCAGCTCGCCGTGGTGCGCCAGATGATGGAACAGGCAGACGTTCTTGTGAACGGAGCGGATGCCGGCCGCGAAGGTAACCTGATTTTCGACCTGGTGCTGGACTATACCCCCGCCTTCAAGCAAAAGACGATCAAGCGCCTATGGGTGAACAGCTACGTGGCAAAGGACCTGGACAAGGCCTGGAAAAACCTGGAAGACGCCACCCAGCGTGTGAACCTGAGCTATGCGGCAAGACTTCGGCAGCGTGCCGACTGGATGGTCGGCCTGAACGCCACCCGCGCCTACACCCTCACGGCCGGACGCGGCAAGATGATTTCTGTCGGGCGCGTACAGACCCCGACCCTGAACCTGATTGTAGAACGCGACGCCCTGGTGGAGCAGTTCAAGGAACTGTATTACTATAGTGTCTTGGGAATGTGGAAAGGGTTCCAGGCGCAACTTGTCAGACGCGAGAGTAAAGACGAGAAAAAAGAGGCGAAAGAGCAAGGCGAGCAAAGCAATCTCAAAGTTGCTGTATTCGAAAAAGAGGCGCAAGCGAATGCAGTCGTTACACGGTGCAGCCCTCCCGCCGAAGCCACCATCGTCAAAATTGACACGCAGCAAAAGAAGCAGTTTCCGCAAAAGCCCTTCGACCTGACCGAGTTGCAGAAAGAGGGCAACAAGCGTTTCAAGTATAGCGCCCAGCAGGTTCTGGACTGCGCACAGAACTTGTACGAAAAGAAATTGCTCACCTATCCGCGTACCGATTCGCAGTACCTGCCCGACACGATGCAGCAAGAAGCCTACGCCCTTGCGCAAAAGCTCGCGACACCAGAACAAAAGGGCGTGATGCGTGACGCAAACGAAAGTTTCGTCTTTGTCAATTCAAGCAAAGTAACGGACCACTTTGCCATTATTCCGACGGGTGAAACGCCGAACGGGCTCCCCGAAATGGAGCAGAAGATCTACGACCTCGCCAAGGAACGTTTTGTACAGGCATGGCTCAAGCCGTACGTATGGAACGAGATGGAGGTGGTGTTAGAAACGAGAGGCGATAATTCGGAAGCCGGAAGTCAAGAAGTAAAGTTCACTGAGCCTGCCGAAGTGAACGACAAAGCGGCAGCGAAGTCGAAGGATCCAGACCTATTCCGATTGAAACTCAAGCGCAACGAAGATTTAGGATTCCGCGCCATCGTCAAAGAAGAAGCGAAGGGAAAGAAGAAAAAAAAGGGAGATTCCGGCTCGGAGGCCGGAATGACAGATGGTGGCGCAACAGCCGCAGCTGAAGGCAAGGGTGACGGCGACGATATCACGAACGTGGTCGAGACATTCCCCGAATGGAAAGAAGGAGACCACTCCCCCTTCGATAGCATCGAGCTGCAAAAGAAAAAGAAGAGCAAGCCCAAGTACTACACCGAGGCAACTCTCCTTGCCGCGATGAAAACGGCAGGAAAGCAGATTGAAAACGAAGAACTCGCCGAAGCCATGAAGGACCGCGGGCTCGGAACGCCAGCCACGCAAGCGGGAATCATCGAGACCCTCAAGAAGCGCGGCTTTATCGAGGCGCAAAAGAACTACCTGGTAAGTACCGCCCGAGGCCGCGAAGTCATCAGCCTCATGGACGAAAAGGTAAAGTCCCCCGAGATGACCGGCGAATGGGAATACAAGCTTTCGCAGGTGGAAAAGGGAACGCTTACGCCGGTGGAATTCCGCGACGGAATTGTGGAATACGTGAAGCAGCTCTTTGCCGATTTGCACGCGCGGTACGGTTGCCAGTTCGAGCGCGAAACCGTAACCGAAGCGATCAACTGCCCCAAGTGCGGGGGCGCGCTCGAAGTAGCCCCATGGGGCTACGTGTGCAAGAACGCAGATTGCGGATTTAAGATTGGGCACACCCTGGCAGGCCGCATGCTTTCTCACAGCGAAATGCGAAACTTACTTGCCGAAGGTCACGTAGGACCGCTCAGCGGATTCAAGAGCAAGAAAGGAACTGAATTTTCGGCGAAACTTACCGTCGACAAGGATTACAACATCAACTTCGAATTCGAAAGCGACGGCAAGTTCCACGGTCAGAAAACGGAATACAAGTGTCCGCTATGCGGCGCAATCCTCGAAGAAAACAAGAACGCAATATTCTGTACTGCAACTAGAGATCCCGGCTCTACGGCCGGGATGACAAATGAGGGCGATTGCAACTTTACTTTGTTCAAGACCGTTGCAGGTCACGCCCTGACCGCCACCGAAATTGGCGAACTTTTCACCAACGGCGAAACACCGCTCATTCAAGATTTCAAGAGCAAGAAAGGCACCGAATTCGCCGCACGCCTCAAGTGGGGTACCGGGAACGACAAGGGGCGCGCCGTTTTCGAATTTGCACACAGGAACCTCCCCTGCCCTATCTGCGGAGACCAACTCCGTTTCCGCAGCGGCACCACGCCGCAAAATTCCGGCAACGAGACGCATGCCGCCTACGTTTGCATGAACCCGCAATGCGGCTACGGAATTCCGCAAATTTTCTATCAGCGCAAGTTCAGCGACGAAGAAGTCGAGGGGCTCCTGAAGAACAAGTTTACAGCCGTACTTGAACCGTTCAAGAAAAACGAGACGACATTCCGCGCCGCCCTCGAAATCCGCGAAGATGGGAAGATAGGCTTCAACAAGCTAACCGTTGAAGTCATCAACAAGAAATAA
- a CDS encoding fibro-slime domain-containing protein: MKLFGKKRKSFFGIALGCASMLYAAGDEMTQLDIVIRDFQPNHPDFENFSEEYAGTYDGYASGELDYLKERKGQYKNLYMEPGTKQNYVGYDMAWYSKASYHKSCGNKASKTGARVGQDGLPMTINTFLPTYLQATSTAAVLEYGECESPDSRFPGLVQRGFKQVTDTANVRGFVCKGGATNWANEVYYTPGMVQSHLLFDVPADGGDYDMYDGVHIQKAQDLCDNEFFHQWFADDASVNYRINTTMDIYKDGDTKYYVYDYNYNNGGYSPLDSIDPTTRQWSGYKSCVKEVQTHIPEELRDELACKQFGPQSLSIFCPPYEYEYANTQVDYMKQNTYGLCQSWLTNGGPRAVQSLTGTGNSAAWDAAQNGGALGMQHLRNYAFTMMGYAKFKYRKSNQTPNPEVFQFAGDDDMWIFVDGVLAVDLGGNHLATPGSVNIKTLADNNHGCHEGEPLANYTNCQGADANGWADNTWHHLHFFYADRQSDGSNIYIRTSLAEVAPSRYGQPAVGSVTVTMDENGQQKVSMNLNTSLDEATLQKLNDPSNPSPAILVIREIDNGDGTTSKVVYAYYVTAAVQGASEGASGIQYDFAGELRDLNGNVITTGIVAADKIAFNFPYNEELFGEGKVDDNYSPELWQQFASWSTEMSKYGYKVTSVSNKGVVGPPNSLEDWAKTQFIPNTKIASFVLDDEIDRPDFTAQSNLLTQKAKDNGGKLPTDMTAELQIVLVPKDCGAGPGSCGNGGNPLDLKEDYKKAFSLSDGNMPGNASASIVGGLNGAGLCYAGGNGKKSSVESCASFSYPVSGPFRINIRVFDHLGHFVNQYQKKVEKEDLQSVFGTGSSESACVNPRYGETGAAWVTAKVYPVSQNGRLLATGPYIYQVTFVLDEYSPCVVVGEMPQNGTVPYTRQNDTYRFGYRRAKAKK, translated from the coding sequence ATGAAACTGTTTGGTAAAAAAAGAAAGAGCTTTTTCGGAATAGCACTGGGTTGCGCCTCGATGCTTTACGCTGCCGGCGACGAAATGACCCAGTTGGATATCGTTATCCGCGATTTCCAGCCGAACCACCCGGACTTCGAAAACTTTTCTGAAGAATATGCGGGCACCTATGACGGTTACGCCAGTGGCGAATTGGACTATTTGAAAGAGAGAAAGGGCCAGTACAAGAACCTTTACATGGAACCGGGGACCAAGCAGAACTACGTCGGTTACGATATGGCTTGGTACTCCAAGGCGAGTTACCATAAGTCCTGCGGAAACAAGGCGTCTAAGACGGGCGCTCGCGTGGGTCAGGATGGCCTTCCGATGACGATTAACACGTTCTTGCCGACGTACCTGCAGGCGACGTCCACCGCTGCCGTGCTGGAATACGGTGAATGTGAATCTCCCGATTCCAGATTCCCGGGTCTTGTGCAGCGTGGTTTCAAACAGGTGACCGATACTGCAAACGTTCGTGGCTTTGTCTGTAAAGGTGGTGCAACGAACTGGGCGAACGAAGTTTACTACACTCCGGGCATGGTGCAAAGCCACCTGTTGTTCGACGTTCCTGCCGATGGTGGCGACTACGATATGTACGATGGCGTGCATATCCAGAAGGCTCAGGACCTTTGCGATAACGAGTTCTTCCACCAGTGGTTTGCCGACGATGCATCTGTGAACTATCGTATCAACACGACGATGGATATTTACAAGGACGGCGATACCAAGTATTATGTTTACGACTATAACTACAACAACGGTGGTTATTCTCCGCTGGACTCCATCGATCCTACGACAAGGCAGTGGAGTGGCTATAAGTCTTGCGTTAAGGAAGTTCAGACCCATATTCCGGAAGAGCTGAGGGATGAACTTGCCTGTAAGCAGTTTGGCCCCCAGAGCCTTTCCATTTTCTGCCCGCCGTACGAGTACGAATATGCGAATACTCAGGTGGACTATATGAAACAGAATACCTATGGCCTGTGTCAATCTTGGTTGACTAACGGTGGCCCGCGCGCGGTCCAGTCCCTGACGGGAACGGGTAATAGCGCCGCCTGGGATGCCGCACAAAATGGTGGTGCTTTGGGTATGCAGCATTTGCGTAACTATGCGTTCACCATGATGGGTTATGCTAAGTTCAAGTACCGTAAGTCTAACCAAACTCCGAATCCCGAAGTGTTCCAGTTCGCCGGTGACGACGACATGTGGATTTTCGTGGATGGTGTGCTGGCGGTTGACCTGGGTGGTAACCACCTTGCAACGCCGGGTAGCGTGAACATCAAGACTCTTGCCGACAACAACCACGGCTGCCATGAAGGTGAACCTTTGGCGAATTATACGAACTGCCAGGGCGCAGATGCCAATGGCTGGGCCGACAATACTTGGCACCACCTCCACTTCTTCTACGCAGACCGCCAGAGTGATGGTTCCAACATTTACATTCGTACCTCCCTTGCAGAAGTGGCTCCGTCCCGTTACGGTCAGCCGGCTGTGGGTAGCGTGACCGTGACGATGGATGAAAACGGACAGCAGAAGGTGAGCATGAACTTGAACACCTCCCTGGACGAGGCCACTCTCCAGAAGCTGAACGATCCTTCCAATCCGAGCCCTGCCATTCTGGTTATCCGAGAAATTGACAACGGCGATGGCACCACGTCTAAGGTTGTCTATGCTTACTACGTTACGGCTGCGGTCCAGGGTGCAAGCGAAGGTGCCTCGGGTATCCAGTACGACTTTGCTGGTGAACTCCGCGACTTGAACGGTAACGTGATTACGACTGGCATTGTCGCTGCAGACAAGATTGCCTTTAACTTCCCGTACAACGAAGAACTGTTTGGCGAAGGCAAGGTCGACGACAACTACTCTCCGGAATTGTGGCAGCAGTTCGCTTCCTGGAGTACCGAAATGTCCAAGTATGGCTACAAGGTTACCTCCGTTTCCAACAAGGGTGTGGTCGGTCCTCCGAACTCTTTGGAAGACTGGGCCAAGACTCAGTTCATTCCGAATACCAAGATCGCCTCGTTTGTTCTGGATGACGAAATTGACCGTCCGGACTTTACGGCTCAGTCGAACCTCTTGACTCAAAAGGCCAAGGATAACGGCGGTAAGCTGCCGACCGATATGACGGCTGAACTCCAGATTGTGCTTGTCCCGAAGGATTGCGGCGCTGGCCCCGGCTCTTGCGGTAATGGTGGCAACCCGCTTGACCTGAAGGAAGATTACAAGAAGGCCTTCTCGCTTTCGGATGGAAACATGCCCGGTAACGCTTCTGCGTCTATCGTGGGCGGCTTGAACGGTGCTGGCCTCTGCTATGCCGGTGGTAACGGTAAGAAGAGCAGTGTCGAAAGCTGCGCAAGCTTCTCTTATCCGGTTTCTGGTCCGTTCCGCATCAATATCCGCGTGTTCGACCACCTGGGACATTTTGTGAACCAGTACCAGAAGAAGGTTGAAAAGGAAGACCTGCAGAGCGTCTTTGGCACAGGTTCCTCGGAATCCGCTTGCGTGAATCCGCGCTATGGTGAAACGGGTGCTGCATGGGTGACCGCAAAGGTGTATCCTGTGTCGCAGAACGGTCGCCTGCTTGCAACGGGTCCTTACATTTACCAGGTGACCTTCGTTCTCGATGAATATTCTCCGTGCGTGGTGGTGGGCGAAATGCCGCAGAATGGTACGGTGCCGTACACCCGTCAGAACGACACCTACCGCTTCGGATATCGTCGCGCTAAGGCTAAGAAGTAA
- a CDS encoding tRNA (N(6)-L-threonylcarbamoyladenosine(37)-C(2))-methylthiotransferase, producing the protein MVYTNEKPLLAVISQGCAANFGDGEKIARIFANDYRIIFGMPKETAGSNVAEKPAAFVLNVCTVKGNAGALKLLREAMSTAPEASLFITGCAPKDFREEVAKITDKAVFTSLKELLQQGKEIPVSPFRGPYPLSSKAASGYWQGGDDKTNPKELFASDCRAPHGARNDAPLRESSLVGIVNIEEGCLDACAYCSTRLVKGRLHSYPAADIVQQVKSLVADGCVEIQLTGQDCGCYGFDTGTNLAELVEQILAEVPGNYKMRLGMGNPRHMLRYTDALLKCFEDERVYKFIHLPVQSGSEAILKTMNRKHSAQDYVDLAEAFCSRFPLFTLSTDFIVGFPGETERDFQDTLDILGKTRPTVCNITRFVARPNTPAFNMQGAVPDSIKHERSAALAEAFQKIATENNARWVGTTETVVVEKPGYRKGSYIARNAAYRPVAITSETPLIPGERFTVTITSAEPFALIGRKQ; encoded by the coding sequence ATGGTCTATACCAACGAAAAGCCGCTACTTGCCGTAATTAGCCAAGGTTGCGCAGCGAACTTTGGCGACGGTGAAAAGATCGCCCGCATTTTTGCGAATGATTACCGCATCATTTTTGGAATGCCCAAGGAAACGGCTGGTAGCAATGTCGCCGAGAAGCCCGCGGCCTTTGTGCTAAACGTCTGCACGGTCAAGGGAAACGCAGGCGCCTTAAAGCTGTTACGCGAAGCTATGAGCACGGCCCCAGAGGCGAGTCTTTTTATTACGGGCTGTGCGCCCAAAGATTTCCGCGAAGAAGTCGCGAAGATTACTGATAAAGCTGTATTTACAAGTTTAAAGGAACTATTGCAACAAGGAAAGGAGATTCCTGTTTCCCCGTTCCGAGGACCATATCCACTAAGCAGCAAAGCTGCAAGTGGCTATTGGCAAGGCGGGGATGACAAGACGAATCCAAAGGAACTGTTTGCTAGTGATTGCCGCGCCCCTCATGGGGCTCGCAATGACGCCCCCCTCAGAGAATCGTCGCTGGTGGGCATCGTGAACATCGAAGAAGGTTGCCTCGATGCCTGCGCCTATTGCTCAACAAGACTCGTGAAAGGCCGCTTGCACAGCTACCCTGCCGCAGATATCGTGCAACAGGTCAAGAGCCTCGTTGCAGACGGTTGCGTCGAAATCCAGCTGACCGGACAGGACTGCGGCTGCTACGGATTCGATACGGGCACGAACCTCGCCGAACTTGTGGAGCAGATTCTAGCAGAAGTTCCCGGCAACTACAAGATGCGCCTTGGCATGGGTAATCCGCGGCACATGTTGCGTTACACCGACGCGCTCCTGAAATGCTTCGAGGACGAGCGCGTCTATAAGTTCATCCATCTGCCTGTGCAGAGCGGAAGCGAAGCAATCCTCAAGACGATGAACCGCAAGCATTCTGCCCAGGACTATGTAGACCTCGCCGAAGCCTTCTGCAGCAGATTTCCGCTATTCACGCTCAGCACCGACTTCATCGTCGGATTCCCCGGCGAAACCGAGCGGGACTTTCAAGACACCTTGGATATCCTCGGAAAGACCCGCCCGACAGTCTGCAATATTACCCGTTTCGTGGCCCGCCCGAATACCCCCGCCTTTAATATGCAAGGCGCCGTTCCCGACAGCATCAAGCACGAGCGCTCCGCTGCCCTTGCCGAAGCCTTCCAAAAAATCGCCACAGAAAACAACGCCCGCTGGGTAGGAACCACCGAAACCGTCGTCGTCGAAAAGCCCGGCTACCGCAAGGGCTCCTACATTGCCCGGAACGCCGCCTACCGCCCCGTCGCCATCACCAGCGAAACACCGCTTATTCCGGGCGAAAGATTCACTGTCACGATTACTTCTGCGGAACCCTTCGCCCTTATCGGCCGTAAACAGTAG
- a CDS encoding SpoIID/LytB domain-containing protein — MHFRLSPILAFFIGFSAAIADDDFDLPDDVQSTEVMRFIPIETTTTGTTDSSKKEIPKQVREDSLDGSRRHGSGSRMTEETNQDKPAAFKEHRIPEELNRPLRVGIFTGVKELYFKYQGETVHVTATKNKVKFETGDNSTEDISREFNSEEGACLAVAPDTKTLGRACYPGSILFRNTNGKLDAINSVDVEDYLRGVVPYEIGKLDSSRIEALKAQAVAARTYAYKHFNSREAVGFDVYADTKDQVYKGLESATPLTDAAVKATAGVVMTYGGEFIIAYYHSTCGGITETLATWNRADLPYLKSVEDRRPNGKPWCDESSYTKWERRFTDKEIAKLFKANVTEAKATFSNANGKDFKKVKSIKVKDKLKSGRIMTLRIETDKGHFDVLTDRTRWLFKKAGTILPSSFFTVKKEGKEWVLTGTGFGHGVGMCQMGVRARAQAGQSYQEILSHYYQGITLEKFDR, encoded by the coding sequence ATGCATTTCAGACTTTCACCTATTCTAGCATTTTTCATCGGATTTTCGGCTGCAATAGCAGACGACGATTTTGACTTACCCGATGACGTGCAGAGTACGGAGGTCATGCGTTTTATACCGATAGAAACGACTACGACCGGGACAACCGATTCTTCTAAAAAGGAGATCCCGAAACAAGTCCGAGAAGATTCTCTTGATGGATCCCGTCGCCACGGCAGTGGCTCCAGGATGACAGAAGAAACGAATCAAGACAAGCCGGCGGCATTCAAGGAACACCGGATTCCCGAAGAACTGAACCGGCCGCTTCGCGTAGGGATTTTTACGGGAGTCAAGGAACTCTACTTTAAATACCAGGGCGAAACCGTCCACGTGACAGCCACCAAGAACAAAGTCAAGTTCGAAACCGGAGACAATTCGACCGAAGACATTTCACGCGAATTCAACAGCGAAGAGGGAGCCTGCCTCGCGGTCGCTCCAGACACGAAAACCCTCGGCAGAGCATGTTACCCCGGAAGCATCCTGTTCCGCAACACAAACGGCAAGCTGGACGCCATCAATTCGGTCGATGTGGAGGACTACCTGCGTGGAGTCGTACCTTACGAAATCGGAAAACTCGACAGCAGCCGTATCGAAGCCCTAAAGGCGCAGGCCGTGGCCGCTCGCACCTACGCATACAAGCATTTCAACAGCCGAGAGGCAGTCGGCTTCGACGTCTACGCAGACACCAAGGATCAGGTCTACAAGGGACTCGAATCGGCAACGCCCTTGACCGATGCGGCCGTCAAGGCGACCGCAGGCGTCGTGATGACCTACGGCGGAGAATTCATCATCGCCTACTACCATTCCACCTGCGGGGGCATTACCGAAACGCTTGCCACCTGGAACCGCGCAGACCTTCCTTACCTAAAATCAGTCGAAGACAGGCGCCCGAATGGAAAGCCCTGGTGCGACGAATCCAGCTACACCAAGTGGGAGCGCCGCTTTACGGACAAAGAAATCGCAAAACTTTTTAAGGCGAACGTGACCGAGGCCAAAGCGACCTTCAGCAACGCGAACGGGAAGGATTTCAAGAAAGTCAAATCCATCAAGGTGAAAGACAAGCTTAAAAGCGGACGCATCATGACGCTCCGCATTGAAACGGATAAGGGACATTTCGATGTGCTGACCGACCGTACCCGCTGGCTTTTCAAGAAGGCCGGCACCATCCTCCCCTCCTCATTCTTTACCGTGAAAAAAGAAGGCAAGGAATGGGTACTGACGGGAACAGGATTCGGGCACGGCGTGGGCATGTGCCAAATGGGAGTGCGGGCTCGTGCCCAGGCCGGGCAGAGTTACCAGGAAATTCTGAGCCACTACTACCAGGGAATCACCTTGGAAAAATTCGACCGGTAA
- the def gene encoding peptide deformylase has product MALLEIKTYGDPVLRKKCEPITEITPELRQLAKDMLETMYDAPGCGLAAPQIGKNIRLVVIDTAVPGEEEPRPYIMFNPEWEAEPDAKVVPYDEGCLSVPDIFCNVMRPDKVCVRFFDINGEPQEIHNCDGLFGRCIQHETDHLNGDLFVDKISTADRTMNQSKLKKMAKETQARLKKK; this is encoded by the coding sequence ATGGCACTTCTCGAAATCAAGACCTACGGTGATCCGGTGCTTCGCAAGAAATGCGAACCCATCACCGAAATTACGCCCGAGCTGCGTCAACTTGCAAAGGACATGCTCGAAACCATGTACGATGCTCCGGGATGTGGACTTGCCGCCCCACAGATTGGCAAGAACATTCGACTGGTCGTCATCGACACCGCCGTTCCTGGCGAAGAGGAACCGCGCCCCTACATCATGTTCAACCCCGAATGGGAAGCTGAACCCGATGCAAAGGTCGTTCCTTACGACGAAGGCTGCCTTTCGGTCCCCGACATTTTCTGCAACGTGATGCGCCCGGACAAGGTTTGCGTACGCTTCTTCGACATCAACGGCGAGCCGCAGGAAATCCACAACTGCGACGGTCTTTTCGGCCGCTGCATCCAGCACGAAACGGACCACCTGAACGGAGATCTTTTCGTTGATAAGATTTCGACTGCCGACCGCACCATGAACCAGTCCAAGCTGAAGAAAATGGCAAAGGAAACGCAGGCGCGACTGAAGAAGAAATAA
- the yajC gene encoding preprotein translocase subunit YajC — protein MKLSALLITLSSIAAFAQEAAPEQQQGGIMSFLPLILLFVVMWLFFIRPKNKEMKKMEEMRKALKKGDKVITTAGIIGTVTNIDETGTSITVRTASTTLIEFEKSAILRVLNAEAAPAAAKTEEKK, from the coding sequence ATGAAACTCTCTGCACTCCTTATCACCCTTTCCTCCATCGCCGCATTTGCCCAGGAAGCAGCTCCTGAACAGCAACAGGGTGGCATCATGAGCTTCCTTCCGCTCATCCTTCTGTTTGTTGTGATGTGGCTTTTCTTCATCCGTCCGAAGAACAAGGAAATGAAGAAGATGGAAGAAATGCGCAAGGCGCTCAAGAAGGGCGACAAGGTGATTACCACCGCTGGCATTATCGGCACCGTCACCAACATCGACGAAACAGGTACGAGCATCACCGTCCGTACCGCATCTACCACGCTGATTGAATTCGAAAAGTCCGCAATTCTCCGCGTTCTGAACGCCGAAGCCGCACCGGCCGCCGCCAAGACCGAAGAAAAGAAGTAA
- a CDS encoding Crp/Fnr family transcriptional regulator: MTLEEGQVLFHEGDIGKNLYVVRNGELLGTSTHNGGENTYGPGALIGELSLLKSSPCTETVTAIEDCELQEITPENLAQTLEEEPAWFKSIISFLTSRLQIADDNKLKSDKIKALPSLLYILDSKSATGHTESSFSLSEVYDGVRNLFNLSKDSTENLLQILEDLDILKILGNQVQLKNANVVHLLYESIRYRARYKKMPPQILSMTEQMVLNAVIKTVQQSTEPLQNGMFTVKTESLLKVAKRAMFGATLTTRTLLPLLERKLLNAPISFEGASTLPEIESIPSFHGDFDTILDLMELNRIYPLLDKKLV, encoded by the coding sequence ATGACACTCGAAGAAGGTCAAGTTCTCTTTCACGAAGGGGATATCGGCAAGAATCTTTACGTTGTCCGTAACGGAGAATTACTTGGAACAAGCACCCATAACGGAGGCGAAAACACTTACGGTCCCGGAGCCCTGATTGGCGAGCTTTCGCTTTTAAAAAGCAGTCCCTGCACCGAAACGGTGACGGCCATTGAAGACTGCGAACTTCAAGAAATCACCCCGGAAAATTTAGCCCAGACACTCGAAGAAGAACCCGCCTGGTTCAAGTCCATTATTTCGTTCTTAACGAGCCGTCTTCAAATCGCAGACGACAACAAGCTCAAGAGCGACAAGATCAAGGCGCTCCCCAGCCTGCTCTACATTCTGGATTCCAAATCTGCGACGGGCCACACCGAAAGCAGCTTTTCTCTTTCGGAAGTTTACGACGGAGTCCGGAACCTTTTCAACCTTTCCAAAGACAGCACCGAAAACCTTCTACAGATTCTAGAGGATCTGGACATCCTCAAGATTTTGGGAAATCAGGTACAGCTCAAGAACGCAAACGTCGTGCACCTGCTGTACGAATCTATCCGCTATCGCGCCCGCTACAAGAAAATGCCGCCGCAGATTCTTTCGATGACCGAACAGATGGTGCTGAACGCCGTCATCAAGACGGTGCAGCAAAGCACCGAGCCTCTCCAGAACGGCATGTTCACCGTCAAGACGGAGTCTCTCTTGAAAGTTGCGAAGCGGGCCATGTTCGGCGCCACCCTTACGACACGCACCCTGCTTCCGCTATTGGAACGCAAGCTACTGAACGCACCGATTTCCTTTGAAGGCGCAAGCACACTCCCCGAGATAGAATCGATACCGTCTTTCCACGGCGACTTTGACACCATCCTCGACCTGATGGAACTCAACCGCATTTACCCGCTGCTGGACAAGAAACTGGTGTAG
- the rplS gene encoding 50S ribosomal protein L19: protein MSLNIEAIHNENLKTDLPELRAGDTVTVNVKVIEGTKERIQPFKGVVIQKKNSGISATLTVRKMSGSVAVERIFPLHSPRIDSIVLDRPGKVRQSRIYYMRDLRGKAARIDERQA from the coding sequence ATGTCCCTGAACATTGAAGCAATCCACAACGAAAACTTGAAGACCGACCTTCCTGAACTCCGCGCTGGCGATACCGTCACCGTGAACGTGAAGGTGATCGAAGGCACCAAGGAACGTATCCAGCCGTTCAAGGGCGTCGTGATCCAGAAGAAGAACTCCGGTATTTCTGCAACTCTTACCGTCCGCAAGATGAGCGGCTCTGTGGCCGTGGAACGTATTTTCCCGCTCCACTCCCCCCGCATCGACTCCATCGTGCTCGACCGTCCGGGTAAGGTTCGCCAGTCTCGCATCTACTACATGCGCGACCTCCGCGGTAAGGCTGCTCGTATCGACGAACGTCAGGCTTAA